A single genomic interval of Pseudodesulfovibrio sp. S3 harbors:
- the nikR gene encoding nickel-responsive transcriptional regulator NikR, producing the protein MGKTIRFGVSLDSELLEKFDQHCEERSYQTRSEAIRDLIRNTLVQREWEQAEGDLAGTLTLVYDHHKSGLSQRLTEIQHDAHHVIQSSLHVHLDHYNCLEVIILKGDAETIKELGQRLISTKGVKHGNLALTTTGKDLI; encoded by the coding sequence ATGGGCAAGACTATCCGTTTCGGTGTGTCACTGGATTCAGAATTGCTGGAAAAGTTCGACCAACATTGCGAGGAGCGCAGCTACCAGACCCGGAGCGAGGCCATCCGCGATCTCATACGCAATACCCTGGTTCAGCGCGAATGGGAGCAGGCTGAAGGCGACCTGGCCGGAACCCTGACTCTGGTTTACGACCATCACAAATCCGGTCTGTCCCAGCGACTGACCGAAATCCAGCACGATGCCCACCACGTCATCCAGTCCTCGCTGCACGTGCACCTGGATCACTACAACTGCCTTGAGGTCATCATCCTCAAGGGTGATGCCGAAACCATCAAGGAACTGGGCCAGAGGCTTATCTCCACCAAGGGTGTCAAACACGGCAATCTGGCTTTGACGACCACGGGAAAAGATCTGATCTAA
- the folE2 gene encoding GTP cyclohydrolase FolE2: MEDVQKHQAAIAMPIDRVGVKGLRLPIIVRDRESGVQHTVAQVSLSVDLPAEFKGTHMSRFVEALEHWSGDLDYASFRTLLDDVVVRLQARSAHVRFVFPYFLRRRSPVSKANGLMDYTCRVDGYLKNGRLTFTLGADVPVMTVCPCSKAISEEGAHSQRAEVRIRTRFDGFVWLEDLIEIGERSGSSQVYSLLKREDEKFVTETSFANPTFVEDVVREAAKGLSEHPKINWYKVEVESFESIHNHSAFAIIESHPD; the protein is encoded by the coding sequence ATGGAAGACGTACAGAAGCATCAGGCGGCCATAGCCATGCCCATTGACAGGGTGGGCGTGAAGGGGCTGCGGCTGCCGATCATTGTCCGGGACCGCGAGTCAGGGGTGCAGCACACCGTGGCCCAGGTTTCGCTGTCGGTGGATTTGCCCGCCGAGTTCAAGGGCACGCACATGAGCCGTTTCGTGGAGGCGCTGGAACACTGGTCCGGTGATTTGGACTATGCCTCCTTCCGGACCCTGCTCGACGACGTGGTGGTTCGGCTCCAGGCCAGAAGCGCGCACGTCCGGTTCGTGTTTCCCTATTTCCTGCGCCGCAGGTCGCCTGTGTCCAAGGCGAACGGCCTCATGGACTATACCTGCCGGGTGGACGGGTACCTGAAGAACGGCAGGCTGACCTTCACCCTGGGCGCGGATGTGCCGGTGATGACGGTCTGCCCGTGCTCCAAGGCCATTTCCGAAGAGGGCGCGCATTCGCAGCGGGCCGAGGTCCGCATCCGCACTCGGTTCGACGGCTTTGTCTGGCTGGAGGATCTGATAGAGATCGGCGAACGATCCGGTTCCAGCCAGGTCTATTCCCTGCTTAAACGCGAGGACGAAAAGTTCGTCACCGAGACCTCGTTCGCCAACCCGACCTTTGTGGAGGACGTGGTCCGCGAGGCCGCCAAGGGGTTGAGTGAGCATCCCAAGATCAACTGGTACAAGGTCGAAGTGGAGAGTTTCGAGTCCATTCATAACCATTCGGCTTTTGCCATCATCGAAAGTCATCCCGATTGA
- a CDS encoding flagellar basal body protein, with translation MSDTNFSALTALSTVQEVSANNIANVNTDGFKASSVVLESGPEGQGVDVAAINQSTTPGAMLNGVETSNTDIGHEMVDMIKTGHAFSANTVFIRASEEMTGHLLNMIA, from the coding sequence ATGTCCGACACCAATTTTTCGGCTCTGACCGCCCTGAGCACCGTTCAGGAAGTCTCGGCCAACAATATCGCCAATGTGAATACCGACGGCTTCAAGGCCAGTTCGGTTGTGCTCGAGTCCGGTCCAGAAGGGCAGGGGGTGGACGTGGCCGCCATCAATCAGTCTACCACGCCCGGTGCCATGCTCAACGGAGTGGAGACCTCCAACACCGATATCGGGCACGAAATGGTGGACATGATCAAGACCGGACATGCCTTTTCCGCCAACACCGTGTTCATTCGCGCCTCCGAGGAGATGACCGGCCATCTGCTCAACATGATAGCCTAA